The genomic interval AGCTTCCTCTGATGCCCATATGATTTCTCATTTTTACCTATTAATTCTTTCATATGCCCCTCCTCTCTTTTTTATTGTCTTCCAAGTCTCCCTTTTTTGTATTTCACCTCAACTCTTAGTTATATGCAGCATACCTCACTCATCAAATCAATCTCTGGCACCCATGAGAGCTCATCCACATAAATCTCTTGATTCACACATTTTGCTAGCCAAAGTCACCCATGTATTCCACAGTCGTCCACAACAACACAAATTTCAAACATTTGAAATAGCctttaaaaatctacaaagaaatcaCTTTCTTAGACGATGACTACAGTGCCCATTGAATTGGTGTTTTTaatctctctctccccattttaatttttttggcttTGGGCTTAAGGACTGCTGCTGTCATGAGGGAAGCAGTTGTTGCTTGGCCAGAGCAAGTGATACAGCCTGCTAGGCACAGTCCCCAAAAGTCTAGCTGCAATTTTACTGGTGGTTTTCCCCAAACAGCAATAATAAGATGTCACCTGGGAGCACACCAGAGCCAATCATGATTCAGGCCTGCCCAGATGTTTAGATGTCcggaaatatatttaaaatgtctcatGGCTTGCCTCTTTGGTGTGAGAAACAGTGGACTTCAAGCGCACAAACAACTGGTATGATGGCaaagtcacaaaaaataaaatttatatcagTAACTAATttgacttcattttaaaaaagagcagTGACCCTGGCTGCTATCTGGCACTAATACTGTAGTTTAAATTCACATTGGTCTTACAATGATTTACATAATTTTCCTTTATTAGAAAGTTTATCCGAATGACTTAATTGCCATTTTTGAATACAGGAATAATTTCAAACATAGCATTTTTTACAATTAAACAAAGCCCAACATCCTCAAActtcaaaatattcaaattcaaaaCTCCATATTTTAGTGTTTAGCCAAATAACAATAAGGATAATTTAGCAAGAAAATGGATAAGCACCATTGAGAATTAAATGTAAGCCTTATTATTGATTAGTGCTTAGTTCTTTTTCACAAAATAGATTAGCAATTGATCCTACTATGCGTAGAACCACCTAGTGTCCAAAGAGTAATATCACATATTTGTGTACTGGatcattagaaatatttttctattgaagTAGAAGTTCCTGACCATTACAGATCACATGGAGAACAAAATCACtcattggctgttggtttgtgaAATAAACTTTTCTTGCCAGGCAAATAAATTgcactgtgaattttttttttttttttttttttttttttttttttttttacaaattaacttttttttcataCTATAAAATGCCAAGGCAGACTCTCAAGATATTCACAACCAGAATTAACTCTGTACGGCGAGTGCATCTTCCTCTACCAAGGACAGTTCCAGAGTGTTTTCATTCGTGCTGGTCTTCATCCTGAAGTTGAAAGAACCATAGAGTTTTGCAGACTCTTTGGAAGAGGCAAATCTGTTTCGACGATAGAGCTCCCCCTTCCACATGGACATCATTAGCAAGCAGGACAGTACGACACCCCCCAGTGTGAGGAGGCAGAGCCCTGCAATCACACAGCGGTCCAGGTGAGCCCCCAGCCTCGCGCTCTCCTTCTCCAGGCGCTCCATCTCCCGGGCTGCCACAGTGTTGGGGTCCACAGTCACTTCCCGGGGGACGATGTAAGAGATGATCACCAGCAGGATGCCAGTGACCAAGAACAAGATGGCGCTGATGAAACCGTAGTCTATTGACTTCCCTGAAGATGTAGCTTCGGAACTTGTATCGTCCTCCTCTTCAGATATCAAAGATATGGCAGCCTCTTGGGACCACTCATTTGGATTTTCCCAGCCAAGCTCCCCAGGGTGATCATGCCCTTTTACTGATGGCGAGCTCTGGTTCTGTGGCTCCAAGTTGATGTTTTTGTCCACATAGGTAAAAGAAGTTTCTAATTCCTGGCTGCAGCAGTTACAGACTTTCTGTTCCGCTGTTATTTGGTTGTTCCCCGAGTGGAGAGGTCCTGGTGGAAAGGCGTCTGGAAGAAGGGTACTGTTTTGCAGAGAGTAGGAAGGGGATGTTGGAGAAGGACTAAGTTTAGACCCTTCCATCTCAGTTGCTCTTGGGGTGGACTCACACTGTCTCTGACAGCAGAGAGCAGCTCTTGTGGCTGCTGTATCTGCCTGGTCACCAGGAAGCCCTCTTGAATTCCAGTCCCTGGCATCACAGAGGTCTGCCTGGTTGCTCTTCTTAGCAAGGGAGTAGAGCTCCATGAACGCTAGTCAGACATTCCCCAGCAGCTTCCGGAAAGTCTGCCAATAACAACAGAGTTAGATAAGAACCTAACAGAAGCTAAGGCTGTATTTCCAGGAGTGTTGCTCCTGAGAGCGCCATTTTCTTCACAGCTGGACCTGTTTAGCCCCTTTTCCACCTCaaacaggagaaagaagggaggggatACCTAGTGGCAGGAAAGTGTTGGAAGGGCAAATGCTCTCACTTGTCATAGTGATCAACACTGAAAGACTTAGGTCAGGGTAGAAAAGGCGCATGGAGGAAATGGTGGTGTCTACTGAGAAAGGCAACTGCCATCACCAAGCCAAATTTATCCAAGGACTCACACATTCCTGCAAGAGGATCCCTCAAACGACAAGGCAGGTTTCCTgtaaaaagacaaatgagaaagGCAAGAGCCCTTTTTAGTAGAGCTGCCAATTTTCTGGAAGACTTGGGGAAGCACAGACTTCTTAATTCAATTAGACTGTAAGTGTTTACACTCTCCCTAGTTCAGAACAGATTCTAATACAGATTAGCTTTAGAGCATCACCATAAGTGAATGACTATACACCCCTATCAGCTGGGAATGAACTCAGCGTTTTGATTCTGCAGATCtgaagtagatttaaaaaaaaaaaaaaaaaagccagtttaaTCAGCCACCTCTGCTAACCTTACATGTCATACATTCAGTGACCCTAGTCACACAGCCCTTTATTTACAAGTCCACATGCTGCTTATTTGCTGTGCTTCTACTCAGCCCtattccctccttcccccatggAACACTGCTCCATGGAGGAGCATGTTCGGAACCCCAAAGCGTATAGGCAACAGACCTTACTGCAATTCCTGCAAAATACAATGGGCCAACTCACTGttccacacacacacctgtctGTTCCAGCTGCAAGATCTGTTACTCCCATTCCCTGGGTCTGTGCGGGTCTGTGTTCCTCCTTCTCTGCATGCTTTGCtaacacacatgcacaagaaATTGACCATCCGGATAGTTTTACAAACCCAGTCTAgaagtaaactgaaaataaaagacaaattataaaCCCACAGAGTAGGAGTTCTGTGGAGGCAAATAGGTGAGAAGCTATTTCCAAGGTTACCTCTGGAATTTTATAAACATGTCACTCTTCATCCCTCATTGCAGCAAGGGGCATTCCTGGAACAGAACTTTGGTTTGAGCAGAAAACCATCTGCCtatttttctctgcctctgccGTCTTTCCAAGGCATAAAAATTCACTTTCCACTATCACTAAATATAGAGATTTTAACCAAAGGCTTTTATTTTACTTCCAAATCCAGGGTGATAATTGATTTAACCCAATGGCTTGAGGCTTCTTATGATTCAAAATCCACAGCTCCAAAGCTGGTAACAGCAGCACAGGCAAGGGTCACCTAAGGTCAACCTGGCAACTCAAAATATGGGAGAGGGAATCGACATGTTTTCTGCTCAACAtgagaatttatttaaaacaaaacaaaaaaaagcaaaacacgtTTTTCTCCTATTATCAGAGTTTCTCTACAGTGAAGACAGCAAAAACCACCAAGGGCAAAAGAATCACTAGTAAA from Saimiri boliviensis isolate mSaiBol1 chromosome 15, mSaiBol1.pri, whole genome shotgun sequence carries:
- the TMEM74 gene encoding transmembrane protein 74, with amino-acid sequence MELYSLAKKSNQADLCDARDWNSRGLPGDQADTAATRAALCCQRQCESTPRATEMEGSKLSPSPTSPSYSLQNSTLLPDAFPPGPLHSGNNQITAEQKVCNCCSQELETSFTYVDKNINLEPQNQSSPSVKGHDHPGELGWENPNEWSQEAAISLISEEEDDTSSEATSSGKSIDYGFISAILFLVTGILLVIISYIVPREVTVDPNTVAAREMERLEKESARLGAHLDRCVIAGLCLLTLGGVVLSCLLMMSMWKGELYRRNRFASSKESAKLYGSFNFRMKTSTNENTLELSLVEEDALAVQS